From Desulfovibrio aminophilus:
TGCGCGACCGCCTCGGGCGGTTCACCGGCATCCTCACGATCCACGACGTGCGCCGCCTGCTGTTCGAGGAGGGGCTCTTCGACCTCGTGGTGGTCCGCGACCTGGCCAAGCGCCCGGCCCTGCTCAAGCCCGACGACGATCTCTACACCGCCCTGCTCCTCTTCGTGGACACGGACTACGACCAGATTCCCGTGGTCTCGCCCGACGATCCGCACGCCCTGATCGGCCTCATGAACCGCGAGGACGTGTTCAAGGCCTACGCCACGACCATCCGCTCCCTGCGCGAAGACGCCGTCTGACCCCTTGCCAGGGCCGCGCCGCGTCTTATTTAGATCAATCGTGCGGACGCGACCCAAAGGCCATTCCGGCCACTCCTGGTCCATCGGCTCGGGACGGCTCGTCCTCCTGGCCGGGGACATCGCCCTCTCCGACGCCGACGCCGTGGTCAACGCGGCCAACTCCCAGTTGGCCGGGGGCGGCGGGGTGGACGGGGCCATCCACCGGGCGGCGGGCTGGGACCTGCTCCACACCGCCTGCTGGGCCCACATCATCGAAAACGGCGAAGTCCCCCCGGGACAGGCCGCCGTCACCTCCGGCTTCGGCCTCAAGGCCAAGTGGATCATCCACGCCGTGGGCCCGGTCTGGCACGGCGGGCGGTCCGGCGAACCGGACCTCCTGGCCTCGGCCTACCGCGTGAGCCTGCGCCTGGCCCAAGAGCTGGAGTGCCGCCACGTGGCCTTTCCGGCCCTGAGCTGCGGGGCCTACGGCTATCCCGTGGAACTGGCCGCCCCGGTGGCCCTGGCCGAGCTGCGCCGAGGGCTGGAGCAGGGGCTCGTGTCCGAAATCCGCCTGACCCTCTTCGGCCAGGACAACCTGGACCGCTGGGCCGCTCTGGCCCGGACCGTCCTCGCAACCAACGGAGAGCAACCGTGGACTTGAAGGGAACCACCATCCTGGCGGTCAAGGACGCGGGCGGCGTGGCCATGGCCGGAGACGGCCAGGTCACCCTGGGCCAAAACGTGGCCATGAAGCACACCGCCCGCAAGGTCCGTTCCATCTACAAGGACAAGGTCATGATCGGCTTCGCCGGAGCCACGGCCGACGCCTTCACCCTGTCCGAGCGCTTCGAGAAGAAGCTTGAGGCCCACTCCGGCAACCTCACCCGGGCCGCCGTGGAGCTGGCCAAGGACTGGCGCACGGACAAGTACCTGCGCCGCCTGGAGGCCATGCTCCTGGCCGCCGACGCCGAAACCATCCTGATCATCTCCGGCACCGGCGACGTGATCGAGCCCGACGACGGCCTGGCCGCCATCGGCTCGGGCGGGCCCTACGCCCTGGCCGCGGCCCGGGCCCTGGCCCGGAACACCGAGCTGACCTCCCGGGAGATCGTCGAGCGGGCCATGCGCATCGCGGCCGAAATCTGCGTCTACACCAACGACAACCTGACCATCCTGACCCGCGAGAAGGGCAAGGGAACCGACGCGTCATGAGCAGCAACCTCACCCCCCGGGAGATCGTCTCGGAACTGGACAAGTACGTCATCGGCCAGAAGGCGGCCAAGCGCATGGTGGCCATCGCCCTGCGCAACCGCTGGCGCCGCAACCGCCTGGCCCCGGAGCTGCGGGACGAGGTGGCGCCCAAGAACATCATCCTCATGGGCCCCACGGGCGTGGGCAAGACCGAGATCGCCCGACGCCTGGCCCGGCTGGCGGGCTGCCCGTTCTTCAAGGTCGAGGCCACCAAGTTCACCGAGGTGGGCTACGTGGGCCGGGACGTGGAGTCCATGGTCCGCGACCTCATGGAGATCGGCGTGAACATGGTCAGGACCGAGGAGCGCGACCGAGTGCGGGTCAAGGCCGAGGAGCACGCCGAGGAGCGGCTCCTGGACCTGCTCGTTCCCGGCGGCCAGCCCCAGGGCCAGGGCGCGGGCTTCTTCATGCGCCCGGCGGCCGAGCCCCTGGCCGACAAGGACGCCTCCACCCGCGAGAAGCTGCGCAAGCTCTGGCGCGACGGCGCGCTGGACGACCGCATCGTGGAGGTCGAGGTCCGCTCCCAGTCCGGCCCGCAGCTGGAGATCGCGGCCATCCCCGGCATGGAGGAGATGGGCATGCAGATGCAGGAGACCCTGGGCCGCATGTTCCCGAACAAGAAGAAGCTCAAGAAGATGAAGGTGCGCGAGGCCTTCGAGGTGCTGGCCGCCGAGGAGGCCGACAAGCTCATCGACATGGACAAGGTTCTGGAGGCCGCCCGCGAGCGCGTGGAACAGGACGGCATCCTCTTCGTGGACGAGATCGACAAGATCGCGGCCCGGAGCGAGCACGGCGGGCCGGACGTGTCCCGCGAGGGCGTGCAGCGCGACCTGCTGCCCGTGGTCGAGGGCTGCGTGGTGAACACCAAGTACGGCATGGTCAAGACCGACCACATCCTGTTCATCGCGGCCGGGGCCTTCCACCAGGCCAAGCCCTCGGACCTCATTCCCGAACTCCAGGGCCGCTTCCCGCTGCGCGAGACCCTGGAGGCCCTGGGCAAGGACGAGTTCTACCGCATCCTCACCGAGCCGAGGAACGCGCTCACCGTGCAGTACAAGGCCCTGCTGGAGACCGAGGGGCTGACCGTGGACTTCACCCGCGAGGCCCTGGAGGAGATCTCGGC
This genomic window contains:
- a CDS encoding macro domain-containing protein codes for the protein MRTRPKGHSGHSWSIGSGRLVLLAGDIALSDADAVVNAANSQLAGGGGVDGAIHRAAGWDLLHTACWAHIIENGEVPPGQAAVTSGFGLKAKWIIHAVGPVWHGGRSGEPDLLASAYRVSLRLAQELECRHVAFPALSCGAYGYPVELAAPVALAELRRGLEQGLVSEIRLTLFGQDNLDRWAALARTVLATNGEQPWT
- the hslV gene encoding ATP-dependent protease subunit HslV, whose product is MDLKGTTILAVKDAGGVAMAGDGQVTLGQNVAMKHTARKVRSIYKDKVMIGFAGATADAFTLSERFEKKLEAHSGNLTRAAVELAKDWRTDKYLRRLEAMLLAADAETILIISGTGDVIEPDDGLAAIGSGGPYALAAARALARNTELTSREIVERAMRIAAEICVYTNDNLTILTREKGKGTDAS
- the hslU gene encoding ATP-dependent protease ATPase subunit HslU, translating into MSSNLTPREIVSELDKYVIGQKAAKRMVAIALRNRWRRNRLAPELRDEVAPKNIILMGPTGVGKTEIARRLARLAGCPFFKVEATKFTEVGYVGRDVESMVRDLMEIGVNMVRTEERDRVRVKAEEHAEERLLDLLVPGGQPQGQGAGFFMRPAAEPLADKDASTREKLRKLWRDGALDDRIVEVEVRSQSGPQLEIAAIPGMEEMGMQMQETLGRMFPNKKKLKKMKVREAFEVLAAEEADKLIDMDKVLEAARERVEQDGILFVDEIDKIAARSEHGGPDVSREGVQRDLLPVVEGCVVNTKYGMVKTDHILFIAAGAFHQAKPSDLIPELQGRFPLRETLEALGKDEFYRILTEPRNALTVQYKALLETEGLTVDFTREALEEISALAEKINEETENIGARRLSTIMEKLLAELSFAAPDRGGQSVTIDRAYVQSQLQDVVEDRDLSRYIL